One Strix uralensis isolate ZFMK-TIS-50842 chromosome 9, bStrUra1, whole genome shotgun sequence DNA segment encodes these proteins:
- the CCDC195 gene encoding coiled-coil domain-containing protein 195, with protein sequence MEGNTHLLQVIRKMRSQINQLERENRVLRGELQVCGQRAVPPEREAARGGVNGGVRSLASDGEGPAGSPAFLHRSIVAGPAPAPKEQTDTTMTVRRYSTAGPAPSPSSTRSHRAAKRPLSNGLPGTPGTAQPAAPPVTAQLTSGEEKGLEKTPENCLSYSHSSKTKLFQEHVYKCRGKVKAVSFLLPMDMPSYTEKQGSLTSPQNQSTKQLTTIAEKDM encoded by the exons ATGGAGGGAAACACGCACCTCCTCCAGGTCATCCGCAAGATGCGTTCCCAAATCAACCAGCTGGAGAGGGAAAACAGGGTCCTGAGAGGAGAGCTGCAGGTCTGCGGGCAGAGAGCTGTGCCACCAGAGAGAGAGGCAGCAAGAGGAGGTGTGAACGGTGGCGTGAGGAGCCTCGCCAGTGATGGGGAAGGACCAGCTGGCTCTCCAGCATTCCTGCACAGAAGCATCGTGGCTGGTCCTGCTCCAGCACCAAAGGAGCAGACAG ATACCACCATGACCGTGCGGCGCTACTCCACCGCTGGGCCAGCGCCTTCTCCTTCCAGCACGAGGTCTCATCGGGCTGCCAAGAGGCCTCTGAGCAATGGGCTCCCGGGCACGCCGGGCActgcccagccagcagcccctcctgtcacagcacagctcaccagtggagaggagaaagggcttgaaaaaaccccagaaaactgTCTCTCCTACAGTCATTCCAGCAAAACGAAGCTGTTTCAGGAGCATGTCTATAAGTGTAG GGGTAAAGTAAAGGCCGTTAGTTTCCTCTTACCAATGGATATGCCATCATATACTGAAAAGCAAGGTTCCCTCACAAGCCCACAAAATCAGAGCACAAAACAGTTAACCACCATCGCTGAAAAGGATATGTGA
- the LOC141947283 gene encoding guanylate cyclase soluble subunit beta-2-like isoform X1: MYGFINTCLKSLVVEKYGEETWEKLRLQAGVQDSFLTFEVYKDEITMQLIDKACKILGVPADMVLREFGGYFFEFCKRSGYDHMLRTLGGNLYEFIENLDALHSYLSLSYQEMNAPSFRVEKNEDGSMHLHYYSDRRGLCHIVPGIIGAAALDFFNIEISMEIINQTEEEERTGKKEHIVFLVTQNPVFSYKERNKFSSSQDLSDSEKQIENQLNKEDFEKAKNTVRDKGSSVCPVKKSHWKTIRGIITLGKGKLLRGFDPVYPKSLWIDTKTFCNGLPFHLVFDKELRVKQAGVSIQKIVPGLQTMGICLDHYFSIVHPEVPFSISSIQKFINSQFVFQTRREMMPESWKQRPMLELRGQMIWMESLQCMLYLCSPLLRTLHELEERQMHIADIAPHDVTRDLILLNQQRLAEMELSNQLERKKEELRILSKHLEEEKKKTEALLYAMLPQHVANQLKEGKRVEAGEFKECTILFSDVVTFTNICAQCEPIQIVLMLNSMYLLFDRLTTVHDVYKVETIGDAYMVVGGVPVPVPTHAERVANFALGMIIAAKGVQNPVSGNPIQIRVGIHTGPVLAGVVGEKMPRYCLFGDTVNIASRMESHGVPSKIHLSSSAYQCLKYKNFEMTERGEIEVKGKGKMHTYFLIRNKTASENEIMGRPMKDSDSGHESVQSFQEGRTETIPSCHQPVTQIQPEKDQTPAIAMKYIDGPTDAQNSLRRNQAKIADLTGKTYDSKSDRSLHGNRHADDGAHPLNQERVKPATEEPQIRNIRSNFCTLL, translated from the exons ACTACAGGCCGGTGTCCAGGATTCTTTCCTCACTTTTGAGGTTTACAAAGATGAGATCACAATGCAGCTCATCGACAAAGCCTGCAAAATATTAG GTGTTCCTGCTGACATGGTTCTGAGAGAGTTTGGAGGGTATTTCTTTGAATTCTGTAAACGCTCAGGCTATGACCACATGCTGAGGACACTGGGTGGAAATCTCTATGAGTTCATAGAGAACCTGGATGCATTGCACAGCTACCTGTCCCTTTCTTACCAG GAGATGAATGCACCATCTTTTAGAGTAGAAAAGAATGAAGATGGGTCAATGCATTTACATTACTATTCAGACAGAAGAGGTCTGTGCCATATTGTGCCAG GAATCATCGGTGCAGCAGctctggatttttttaacattgagATTTCAATGGAAATAATCAAtcaaacagaagaggaagaaagaactgggaaaaaagaacatattgTTTTTCTTGTCACTCAAAACCCTGTATTTTCatacaaggaaagaaataaattttcttcctcACAGGATCTTTCTGACTCTGAAAAACAAATTGAGAACCAACTGAATAAAGAG GACTTTGAAAAAGCCAAGAATACAGTTAGAGACAAAGGAAGTTCTGTTTGTCCTGTCAAAAAAAGTCACTGGAAAACAATAAGAGGAATAATTACATTAGGAAAAG GTAAACTCCTGAGAGGATTTGATCCTGTTTATCCCAAGAGCCTCTGGATTGacacaaaaacattttgcaatgGACTCCCTTTTCATTTGGTTTTTGACAAAGAG ctcaGAGTGAAGCAAGCTGGGGTGAGCATTCAGAAGATTGTACCTGGCCTTCAGACCATGGGCATCTGCTTGGATCACTATTTCAGTATTGTTCACCCAGAAGTACCCTTCAGCATCTCTAGCATTCAGAAATTCATCAACAGCCAATTTGTTTTCCAGACTAGAAGAGAGATGATGCCAGAGTCATGGAAGCAACGGCCAATGCTAGAACTGAGAG GCCAGATGATCTGGATGGAGTCCCTGCAGTGCATGCTCTATCTCTGCTCACCTTTGCTTCGCACTTTGCATGAACTGGAGGAGCGACAGATGCATATTGCAGACATTGCACCTCATGACGTGACCAGGGATTTGATTCTTCTCAATCAGCAGCGACTGGCAGAGATGGAGCTCTCTAACCAgctggagaggaagaaggaagaactgcGGATACTGTCGAAGCAcctggaggaagagaagaaaaagactgaaGCTTTGCTCTATGCCATGCTTCCTCAGCACGTGGCCAACCAGCTGAAAGAGGGGAAGCGAGTTGAGGCAG GAGAGTTCAAGGAGTGCACTATATTGTTCAGCGATGTTGTGACCTTTACCAACATTTGTGCCCAGTGTGAGCCTATTCAGATAGTTCTCATGTTAAATTCAATGTACCTGCTATTTGACAGACTGACCACGGTGCATGATGTGTACAAG GTGGAGACAATTGGAGATGCCTATATGGTAGTAGGTGGGGTCCCTGTGCCTGTACCCACTCATGCTGAGCGAGTTGCTAACTTTGCCTTGGGGATGATAATAGCAGCTAAAGGAGTACAGAACCCAGTTTCTGGAAATCCTATCCAA ATTAGAGTTGGGATCCATACAGGTCCTGTCTTGGCTGGAGTTGTTGGAGAAAAGATGCCTCGTTATTGCTTGTTTGGAGACACAGTGAATATAGCTTCCCGGATGGAGAGTCATGGTGTCCCGAGTAAAATTCATCTAAGTTCCAGTGCCTATCA ATGCCTAAAATACAAGAATTTTGAGATGACTGAAAGAGGAGAAATAGAAGTAAAAGGCAAAGGGAAAATGCACACATACTTCCTCAttagaaataaaactgcaagTGAGAATGAGATTATGGGAAGGCCAATGAAAGACTCAGATTCTGGCCATGAATCTGTTCAGTCCTTTCAAGAAGGCAGGACTGAAACAATACCAAGTTGTCATCAGCCAG ttaCTCAGATTCAGCCAGAGAAGGACCAGACCCCAGCCATTGCAATGAAGTATATTGATGGTCCTACAGATGCACAAAACAGCCTCAGAAGAAATCAAGCAAAAATTGCAGATTTAACAG GCAAAACTTATGACTCCAAAAGCGATAGGAGTCTCCATGGCAACCGGCATGCAGATGATGGTGCTCATCCTCTAAACCAGGAAAGAGTCAAACCTGCTACTGAAGAGCCACAGATTAGAAACATTCGCTCTAATTTTTGCACTTTACTCTaa
- the LOC141947283 gene encoding guanylate cyclase soluble subunit beta-2-like isoform X2, with amino-acid sequence MYGFINTCLKSLVVEKYGEETWEKLRLQAGVQDSFLTFEVYKDEITMQLIDKACKILGVPADMVLREFGGYFFEFCKRSGYDHMLRTLGGNLYEFIENLDALHSYLSLSYQEMNAPSFRVEKNEDGSMHLHYYSDRRGLCHIVPGIIGAAALDFFNIEISMEIINQTEEEERTGKKEHIVFLVTQNPVFSYKERNKFSSSQDLSDSEKQIENQLNKEDFEKAKNTVRDKGSSVCPVKKSHWKTIRGIITLGKGKLLRGFDPVYPKSLWIDTKTFCNGLPFHLVFDKELRVKQAGVSIQKIVPGLQTMGICLDHYFSIVHPEVPFSISSIQKFINSQFVFQTRREMMPESWKQRPMLELRGQMIWMESLQCMLYLCSPLLRTLHELEERQMHIADIAPHDVTRDLILLNQQRLAEMELSNQLERKKEELRILSKHLEEEKKKTEALLYAMLPQHVANQLKEGKRVEAGEFKECTILFSDVVTFTNICAQCEPIQIVLMLNSMYLLFDRLTTVHDVYKVETIGDAYMVVGGVPVPVPTHAERVANFALGMIIAAKGVQNPVSGNPIQIRVGIHTGPVLAGVVGEKMPRYCLFGDTVNIASRMESHGVPSKIHLSSSAYHYSDSAREGPDPSHCNEVY; translated from the exons ACTACAGGCCGGTGTCCAGGATTCTTTCCTCACTTTTGAGGTTTACAAAGATGAGATCACAATGCAGCTCATCGACAAAGCCTGCAAAATATTAG GTGTTCCTGCTGACATGGTTCTGAGAGAGTTTGGAGGGTATTTCTTTGAATTCTGTAAACGCTCAGGCTATGACCACATGCTGAGGACACTGGGTGGAAATCTCTATGAGTTCATAGAGAACCTGGATGCATTGCACAGCTACCTGTCCCTTTCTTACCAG GAGATGAATGCACCATCTTTTAGAGTAGAAAAGAATGAAGATGGGTCAATGCATTTACATTACTATTCAGACAGAAGAGGTCTGTGCCATATTGTGCCAG GAATCATCGGTGCAGCAGctctggatttttttaacattgagATTTCAATGGAAATAATCAAtcaaacagaagaggaagaaagaactgggaaaaaagaacatattgTTTTTCTTGTCACTCAAAACCCTGTATTTTCatacaaggaaagaaataaattttcttcctcACAGGATCTTTCTGACTCTGAAAAACAAATTGAGAACCAACTGAATAAAGAG GACTTTGAAAAAGCCAAGAATACAGTTAGAGACAAAGGAAGTTCTGTTTGTCCTGTCAAAAAAAGTCACTGGAAAACAATAAGAGGAATAATTACATTAGGAAAAG GTAAACTCCTGAGAGGATTTGATCCTGTTTATCCCAAGAGCCTCTGGATTGacacaaaaacattttgcaatgGACTCCCTTTTCATTTGGTTTTTGACAAAGAG ctcaGAGTGAAGCAAGCTGGGGTGAGCATTCAGAAGATTGTACCTGGCCTTCAGACCATGGGCATCTGCTTGGATCACTATTTCAGTATTGTTCACCCAGAAGTACCCTTCAGCATCTCTAGCATTCAGAAATTCATCAACAGCCAATTTGTTTTCCAGACTAGAAGAGAGATGATGCCAGAGTCATGGAAGCAACGGCCAATGCTAGAACTGAGAG GCCAGATGATCTGGATGGAGTCCCTGCAGTGCATGCTCTATCTCTGCTCACCTTTGCTTCGCACTTTGCATGAACTGGAGGAGCGACAGATGCATATTGCAGACATTGCACCTCATGACGTGACCAGGGATTTGATTCTTCTCAATCAGCAGCGACTGGCAGAGATGGAGCTCTCTAACCAgctggagaggaagaaggaagaactgcGGATACTGTCGAAGCAcctggaggaagagaagaaaaagactgaaGCTTTGCTCTATGCCATGCTTCCTCAGCACGTGGCCAACCAGCTGAAAGAGGGGAAGCGAGTTGAGGCAG GAGAGTTCAAGGAGTGCACTATATTGTTCAGCGATGTTGTGACCTTTACCAACATTTGTGCCCAGTGTGAGCCTATTCAGATAGTTCTCATGTTAAATTCAATGTACCTGCTATTTGACAGACTGACCACGGTGCATGATGTGTACAAG GTGGAGACAATTGGAGATGCCTATATGGTAGTAGGTGGGGTCCCTGTGCCTGTACCCACTCATGCTGAGCGAGTTGCTAACTTTGCCTTGGGGATGATAATAGCAGCTAAAGGAGTACAGAACCCAGTTTCTGGAAATCCTATCCAA ATTAGAGTTGGGATCCATACAGGTCCTGTCTTGGCTGGAGTTGTTGGAGAAAAGATGCCTCGTTATTGCTTGTTTGGAGACACAGTGAATATAGCTTCCCGGATGGAGAGTCATGGTGTCCCGAGTAAAATTCATCTAAGTTCCAGTGCCTATCA ttaCTCAGATTCAGCCAGAGAAGGACCAGACCCCAGCCATTGCAATGAAGTATATTGA